CCGTTTGGCGATAACCACTCCGTAAACTTCTCAGTTTCAGGGTTATACTGACCTAAATAGCCGCGGTTAAAGTCTACATACCAAACCGAATCATCAGAGGTGACTTCCAAGCGACGCGGACGCGCTTTTTCCCGAGGAATATCGACTTCTTTCAACACCATAGTCTCAGGATCAACCGTCGCTAACTTATTAGTACCGACCATCACCACCCAAGGCACGCCCTCTGAATTCAGTTTAATACCGTAAGGACGTGAGCCTTTTTCAGTGCCTGTTGCAAAACGCACCTCGCCCGACTCAACATCTAAATGCCCAATCACGTTCGAGTGCTGCGCGGTAAACCAAATGTTTTCATCTGAATCGAAAATCAAGGTGTGTGGATCTTTAATTGCCTCAGGCATTGGGAACTGCTCAATATCACCAGTCTCAGGATCGATTCTACCGATATGAGCATTTTGATTACCCGCATACCAAACGCCACCATCGCTCGCCACGATTAAATTATGCGGATGCGAACCTTCTGGAACCGAGAACTGTTTCATAGCGCCCGTCTCAGGGTTCAAACGAGCAATATAATTACCCGCCTGCCCACAAAACCACACCATACCGTCAGGTGCCACCGCAGGATCACGCGGACGACCGCCCCACTCGACTTCAAAAGGCTCTAATTCCAATAATGAAGGTAAAGACGAACTATCTTCAGTAGATGACTTTTTATCCTCGGAAGCAACCGCCACCGAACTAAAAGCCAAACTTGACGCAAACAGCAGTGAAGAAACCACCGCAGGAAAAACTAAATAACGACGAAACATACTAACTCCATGGTTAAAAAGCTTAGAGCCAGTATAAAGATTAAACAATTCAGTAGCAAAGCGCCACTTAACAAACGAGGAGTTGCCAATAGTTATAGGTGACAACTCCACGTAGCCTCGATTAGTTTTAGCGTAATCGAGGTTCCCTTCTACTTAAAACCTCGAAGTTCCTTCGAGGCTACGCTTCCTAATCTTGCTTAAATTACGCACCTTGATAAGCAGCCAATTCTTCATTCATAACTCGGGTGAATTCTGTAAGAACTTTTGAGGATGTATTGATATAAAACTCGAGTGTTTCAAGTGAAATTGATGCATGCAAAGGAGCTCCCTCATGTATTGCAAGATTTCTCTTTGCAGTTAGCTCACCAATAAATGAAGCCGTATCAAAGTCATCTTCATCAAGTAAAGATGATTCAGGCTGAGGTATATCAATTCGTCTAAATATATTATCTATACCAACCTTTTCAAATAGCTTTTTTAATTGTAACTCCCCATGCTTACCTTTTGGGTACTTGACTTTGCAATCAATATTAAAGCTTTCTCCTTCACTCCATAGTTTTTTTATTATTAATAGTTGCCTTTCAACTTTTCCTATATCCCCTCCATTTTTTACAGCAGAGCTCAACTTATCAACCAACTCTATCGACTGCTCAACTTTCAATCGGTTGTTTATTTTACATGTTGTGAGTCCAATTTTGTTAACTAGCTTTAAAAATTGCTTTAATAATCTTTCAGTGTATACCTCTATAGACGTGACTATATCGATTACGATTAGATTAGTCAGTAACTCCCTCTTTTCATTATCGTCTTTACAGAGCTCATATAGGAAATCCGTTTGTGAAAAATAATCATCTCTATCGAAACTTATCATAATTCTAACCATTAATTACGGAGTCGAACATTTCTTTCATGAAGCTAACTCTTTTTACGAGTTTCGATTTTGCTGAAGTACTAGACGTAATTGACTCAAAAAACTCACCATCCTCCTCTTGTGATGCAAAAATTTTTTTAAATTTTTCTAAAAGCTCATCCTTATGCTCTTGAATGTCTTGATAACTATAGTTATCAACAGCGATCATCTGACAATCCATCAATGATAGGTTTAATTTTGTATCAAAAACTTCTTGTTCGTAGTCCCACTTTCTAAAGCTGTTATTTCCAAAAATCGCATGTACCTTTCTAATGTTTTCAGATAACCTCGAGAGTATCTCCTCTATTACTTCACTACCAATGTTCCTATTTGCTAACATATAGTCATTCAAAAACTTCTTCATTACTCCTGGGTAGGTTTCAAAGCTACTTTTTGAAGATTCTGTTACTGCTAAAGCTCTCAATATTATTTCGACATCTTTAAACCTATTATGGGGTTTTGATAAATTCAATATTGATAATAAGTTTTCGTCCTCAGCCATCTTATGTAATGCATTATTAAACTCACCACGAAATAGACAGTTTCTTAATTCTTGGGGGTTAAGCTGAACAGCTCCCTGATTAATACGCATAAACACATCGAACTTTATATCTGGATGAGAGTCTTCATGAATGGCAACAATCCTTATATTACCTCCATGGAATAATCTTTGAGGCTTATCATCAAGGCTTGAGTAGTTTAACGTGTTCAATTCAGAAAGTACCTCTAGACCTCGTAGCTTGAATTGATTAGTGTAAAACCTATAAAGCGATGTTAACCGTTGTTGGCCATCAATCACATTCCATGTCCCATCCTCCTCAACCGAAACAAAGACTTGTGGTATAGGTATATTTAACCAGATTGACTCAATTAATAATGACGCTCTTTTATTATCCCACACCGAGTTTCTCTGAAAGCTTGGCTTAAGATCTATATCTTCTCTCTCTATCATGCCCATTAAATCTATGACAGACTTGTCATAAGGCTGTGTTCTAAGCTTACGGACTTCACGAGGTACCTCCGTAATTTCATTTTCTAACTCTTCAGACTCTTCAATTTGTAATGCGTCGGACATATTATTCTCCTTTTTTTTGTGAACTATCGCACAAAAAATGCCACGTGACAAATGTGGCTTTAATGCAAATATGACTTAGGTATCAGTTAGTTAGATATTTTATTTCCACACTTCCTTCATCAGGTTATAGGCATTTAATCCTAAAACTTTTTCAATACGAGTACTGCTGTGGCCTCTATCCGCTAACTTATTGGCTAGTTTGTAGAATTGGTCGGGGCCTACAATATCATGCATAAAGTTTAGGTTGCCGATCTTTTCGCCTGCAGCTGCAGCTCCGTTGTCTAAGCGGTGTTGCGTCATTTTGTCAGTGCTTTGTTGCACCTTTTTCATGTCGTCGATTCCTGTGTAACCACCATCGGTGCCAATCGATACATGGTCTTCGCCACAGACGTTTATCGCGTGTTCGATATGTGCGACAAGGTGATCCGAGTTGGCTTTACTGTCGGGCGCGAGGAATGGCATAAAGTAGACGCCGAACAAACCGCCTTTGTCCGCGAGCAACCGCAATTCTTTGTCGGTCTTGTTTCGTGGGAAGTCTGCTAACGTACGGCAGCCACTATGACTAATGGTTACAGGCGCTTTACTCGCGGCTAACGCTTCTAAGCAAGTTCGTTCCCCGCTGTGACTTAAATCGATAAGTACATTCGATTCATTCATCTTCTCGACGACCTTGTGGCCAAACTCAGTCAGCGGCAAGCGTGGATTGGTATTCGCCCCGCCACCGATCTGATTCTGGCCGTTATAAGTTAACTGCATGGTTAAGACGCCAAGGTGCTTAAAGGTATCAATATGATCGAGGTTATCGCCAATGACGTGGCTGTTTTGGAATCC
The DNA window shown above is from Kangiella marina and carries:
- a CDS encoding virginiamycin B lyase family protein, whose protein sequence is MFRRYLVFPAVVSSLLFASSLAFSSVAVASEDKKSSTEDSSSLPSLLELEPFEVEWGGRPRDPAVAPDGMVWFCGQAGNYIARLNPETGAMKQFSVPEGSHPHNLIVASDGGVWYAGNQNAHIGRIDPETGDIEQFPMPEAIKDPHTLIFDSDENIWFTAQHSNVIGHLDVESGEVRFATGTEKGSRPYGIKLNSEGVPWVVMVGTNKLATVDPETMVLKEVDIPREKARPRRLEVTSDDSVWYVDFNRGYLGQYNPETEKFTEWLSPNGHDSQPYGTVLDSEERIWFAETGPYPNVMLGFDTDSKAFVSKTIVESGGSVRHMYYDEAKNEFWFGVDTGFIVKGKPK
- a CDS encoding HEPN domain-containing protein, translated to MISFDRDDYFSQTDFLYELCKDDNEKRELLTNLIVIDIVTSIEVYTERLLKQFLKLVNKIGLTTCKINNRLKVEQSIELVDKLSSAVKNGGDIGKVERQLLIIKKLWSEGESFNIDCKVKYPKGKHGELQLKKLFEKVGIDNIFRRIDIPQPESSLLDEDDFDTASFIGELTAKRNLAIHEGAPLHASISLETLEFYINTSSKVLTEFTRVMNEELAAYQGA
- a CDS encoding DUF262 domain-containing protein, with protein sequence MSDALQIEESEELENEITEVPREVRKLRTQPYDKSVIDLMGMIEREDIDLKPSFQRNSVWDNKRASLLIESIWLNIPIPQVFVSVEEDGTWNVIDGQQRLTSLYRFYTNQFKLRGLEVLSELNTLNYSSLDDKPQRLFHGGNIRIVAIHEDSHPDIKFDVFMRINQGAVQLNPQELRNCLFRGEFNNALHKMAEDENLLSILNLSKPHNRFKDVEIILRALAVTESSKSSFETYPGVMKKFLNDYMLANRNIGSEVIEEILSRLSENIRKVHAIFGNNSFRKWDYEQEVFDTKLNLSLMDCQMIAVDNYSYQDIQEHKDELLEKFKKIFASQEEDGEFFESITSSTSAKSKLVKRVSFMKEMFDSVING
- a CDS encoding dipeptidase, with the protein product MNRRTFMTNTALAAATVGLNLGSGGAFASSSSATRISREQYDDWFVFDGLGVLYDINDPTGGIQDNWRMTERLRGDVLASGLSCYRQTTGAPFPAYPGDDAFEQAVTILSQHQKLIDANSDVLTLVRTFNDIEQAQKDNKVAVTLGFQNSHVIGDNLDHIDTFKHLGVLTMQLTYNGQNQIGGGANTNPRLPLTEFGHKVVEKMNESNVLIDLSHSGERTCLEALAASKAPVTISHSGCRTLADFPRNKTDKELRLLADKGGLFGVYFMPFLAPDSKANSDHLVAHIEHAINVCGEDHVSIGTDGGYTGIDDMKKVQQSTDKMTQHRLDNGAAAAGEKIGNLNFMHDIVGPDQFYKLANKLADRGHSSTRIEKVLGLNAYNLMKEVWK